One genomic segment of Stigmatella erecta includes these proteins:
- the argH gene encoding argininosuccinate lyase, whose amino-acid sequence MAEETLWAKGLALDTIIHGFTVGDDPQVDLALAPHDALGSAAHARMLARVGLLSEADMRALVTALRALHDEARVGAFTIRPEQEDGHTALEAALVERVGEPGRRIHLGRSRNDQVQLALRLLLREEVLVLGARTAELAGAFLDFAQAHADKPMPGYTHMRRAMPSTFGLWGAAFAEALLEELEALKGLWARVDRCPLGAAAGFGVPLPIDREYVASLLGFSRVQRSPIDVQNSRGRLETATLSWGCSIAGGLEKWLWDLALFTTEEFGFLALPDAFTTGSSIMPQKKNPDVVELARGRCRELRGMARQVEEIASGLPSSYHRDFQLLKRPTLTAITSLRELLEVSTRLVPALKLRAEAAARACDDTLYAAHHAFTLAGRGLPFRDAYREVAHQLADGTFQPDRAALTATHLGGAGNLGLAQARAELDASRAWLTDTHRALAGCAERIWHP is encoded by the coding sequence GTGGCTGAAGAGACGCTGTGGGCCAAGGGCCTGGCGCTGGACACCATCATCCATGGCTTCACCGTCGGGGATGACCCGCAGGTGGACCTGGCGCTCGCCCCTCACGACGCGCTCGGCAGCGCCGCCCATGCCCGGATGCTGGCGCGGGTGGGGCTCCTGTCCGAGGCGGACATGCGCGCCCTGGTGACGGCCCTGCGCGCGCTCCACGACGAGGCGCGGGTGGGCGCGTTCACCATCCGCCCCGAGCAGGAGGACGGACACACCGCCCTGGAGGCCGCCCTCGTCGAGCGCGTGGGCGAGCCCGGCCGGCGCATTCACCTGGGCCGCTCGCGCAATGATCAGGTGCAGCTCGCCCTGCGGCTGCTCCTGCGCGAGGAGGTGCTGGTGCTCGGCGCGCGCACGGCGGAGCTGGCCGGGGCGTTCCTGGACTTCGCCCAGGCGCACGCGGACAAGCCGATGCCCGGCTACACGCACATGCGGCGGGCCATGCCGAGCACGTTCGGGCTGTGGGGCGCCGCCTTCGCCGAGGCGCTGCTGGAGGAGCTGGAGGCCCTGAAGGGGCTGTGGGCCCGCGTGGACCGCTGCCCCCTGGGCGCCGCCGCGGGCTTCGGCGTGCCGCTGCCCATCGACCGGGAGTATGTCGCCTCGCTGCTCGGTTTCTCCCGCGTGCAACGCAGCCCCATCGATGTCCAGAACAGCCGCGGACGGCTCGAGACGGCGACGCTCTCGTGGGGGTGCTCCATCGCGGGCGGCCTGGAGAAGTGGCTGTGGGACCTGGCGCTCTTCACCACCGAGGAGTTCGGCTTCCTCGCGCTGCCCGACGCCTTCACCACCGGCTCGTCCATCATGCCGCAGAAGAAGAACCCGGACGTGGTGGAGCTAGCGCGGGGCCGGTGCCGGGAGCTGCGCGGCATGGCCCGTCAGGTGGAGGAGATCGCCAGCGGTCTGCCCTCCAGCTACCACCGCGACTTCCAGCTGCTCAAGCGCCCTACCCTCACGGCCATCACCTCCCTGCGCGAGCTGCTGGAGGTCTCCACCCGCCTGGTGCCCGCGCTGAAGCTCCGCGCCGAGGCCGCGGCCCGCGCGTGCGACGACACGCTGTACGCGGCGCACCATGCCTTCACGCTCGCCGGGCGCGGCCTGCCGTTCCGGGATGCCTACCGCGAGGTGGCCCACCAGCTCGCCGACGGCACCTTCCAGCCGGACCGGGCCGCGCTGACCGCCACCCACCTGGGCGGAGCCGGCAACCTGGGCCTGGCGCAGGCCCGCGCCGAGCTGGACGCCTCGCGCGCCTGGCTCACCGACACCCACCGCGCGCTCGCCGGTTGTGCCGAGCG